One stretch of Castor canadensis chromosome 12, mCasCan1.hap1v2, whole genome shotgun sequence DNA includes these proteins:
- the Rdh14 gene encoding retinol dehydrogenase 14, producing the protein MAVATAVALLAALGGTLWLAARRIGGTRAQRLHGGGDSGLMRGKTVLITGANSGLGRATAAELLRLGARVIMGCRDRARAEEAAGQLRRELRQAGDPSPGPDAGGPGELVIKELDLASLRSVRAFCQELLQEEPRLDVLINNAGIFQCPYMKTEDGFEMQFGVNHLGHFLLTNLLLGLLKSSAPSRIVVVSSKLYKYGDINFEDLNSEQNYNKSFCYSRSKLANILFTRELARRLEGTNVTVNVLHPGIVRTNLGRYVHIPLLAKPLFNLVSWAFFKSPLEGAQTSIYLASSPEIEGVSGKYFGDCKEEELLPKAMDESVARKLWDISEVMVGILK; encoded by the exons ATGGCAGTGGCTACCGCTGTAGCACTACTGGCCGCTCTGGGTGGGACGCTGTGGTTGGCGGCCCGGCGCATTGGAGGGACCAGGGCCCAGCGGCTGCACGGAGGCGGGGACTCCGGCCTCATGCGCGGAAAGACCGTGCTGATCACCGGAGCGAACAGCGGTTTGGGCCGCGCCACGGCGGCCGAGCTGCTGCGCTTGGGGGCTCGGGTGATCATGGGCTGCCGGGACCGTGCGCGCGCCGAGGAGGCGGCGGGCCAGCTCCGCCGCGAGCTCCGGCAGGCTGGTGACCCCAGCCCTGGCCCGGACGCCGGTGGGCCAGGCGAGCTCGTCATCAAGGAGCTGGATCTCGCCTCGCTGCGCTCAGTGCGCGCCTTCTGCCAGGAGCTGCTCCAG GAGGAACCCAGGCTGGATGTTTTGATCAATAATGCAGGGATCTTCCAGTGCCCTTATATGAAGACTGAAGATGGGTTTGAGATGCAGTTTGGTGTGAACCATCTGGGGCACTTCCTACTCACCAATCTTCTGCTTGGACTCCTGAAAAGTTCAGCTCCTAGCAGGATTGTGGTTGTTTCTTCCAAACTTTATAAATATGGAGACATCAACTTTGAAGATTTGAACAGTGAACAAAACTATAATAAAAGCTTCTGTTATAGTCGGAGCAAATTGGCTAACATTCTTTTCACCAGAGAACTAGCCCGCCGCTTAGAAGGCACAAATGTGACTGTCAATGTGTTACATCCTGGTATTGTACGAACTAATCTTGGGAGGTACGTACACATTCCACTGCTAGCCAAACCACTTTTCAATTTGGTGTCATGGGCTTTTTTCAAAAGTCCACTGGAAGGTGCCCAAACGTCCATCTATTTAGCCTCTTCACCTGAGATAGAAGGTGTGTCAGGAAAGTACTTTGGGGATTGTAAGGAGGAAGAACTATTGCCCAAAGCTATGGATGAGTCTGTAGCGAGAAAACTCTGGGATATCAGTGAAGTGATGGTTGGCATATTGAAATAG
- the Nt5c1b gene encoding cytosolic 5'-nucleotidase 1B — translation MSQTSLKPKRKNEAGMRYSKDNLDPEKRKESDKAGSDKSGAHLSSQMRRAVNPNHWLRCCNMWGHPSCRHCHCAAEGTSPCRTIRIYIHMCLLWDQGQQSTMTRGSQELPTVPKTDSRGYVVHNEWPRTSWSPSTGAPSVDEPRSRITNTKQPISSATSRTSSSSPSQHESSPPGQLSAQPSQSQPPRPVTPLDSRPPTPPETDPTRRPTGKPAYENPEAWAHGIVPDVRDSRDPQTRDYAHSCDSRDSHQQQREYPHTPPTEWRSYAQRRMLYPTSVDLDRSCLSELQQRQQWEEDDEDEAYWAAVRKQYEKTPSSSRPRPPKPKHAITIAVSSRALFNMVDDRRIYEEEGLEKYMDYQLTNENVILTPGPAFRFVKALQHVNSRLRDLYPNEQDLFDIVLMTNNHAQVGVRLINSVNHYGLLIDRFCLTGGKSPIGYLKAYLTNLYLSADSEKVQEAIQEGIASATMFDGAKDMAYCDTQLRVAFDGDAVLFSDEAEHITKEHGLDKFFQHETLFENKPLAQGPLKGFLEDLGRLQKKFYAKDERLLCPIRTYLITARSAASSGARVLKTLRRWGLEIDEALFLAGAPKGPILVKIRPHIFFDDQMFHIDSAHKFGTITAAHVPYGIGQKYNTQ, via the exons ATGAGTCAAACATCCTTGAAACCAAAAAGGAAG AATGAGGCCGGAATGAGGTACTCAAAAGACAATCTAGatccagaaaaaagaaaggagtctGATAAAGCTGGAAGTGATAAATCGGGAGCTCATCTGAGTTCTCAG ATGAGGCGTGCAGTCAATCCGAATCACTGGCTGAGATGTTGCAACATGTGGGGTCACCCGTCGTGTAGACACTGCCATTGTGCAGCTGAGGGAACTAGCCCCTGCCGCACAATCCGTATTTATATTCACATGTGCCTGTTGTGGGATCAGGGCCAGCAGAGCACCATGACCAGG GGATCTCAAGAATTACCAACAGTGCCAAAGACAGATTCTCGAGGGTATGTTGTGCACAATGAGTGGCCCCGAACATCATGGAGCCCATCCACTGGGGCTCCATCAGTAGATGAGCCCAGAAGCAGGATCACCAATACTAAG CAACCCATCAGCTCGGCCACCTCCCGGACTTCGTCCTCTTCTCCCAGCCAGCATGAGTCCTCGCCTCCTGGGCAGCTGTCCGCGCAGCCCTCGCAGTCCCAGCCCCCTCGGCCCGTCACACCTCTGGATTCGCGGCCTCCCACGCCCCCAGAGACGGATCCCACCAGGCGGCCCACCGGGAAGCCGGCTTACGAAAACCCAGAGGCCTGGGCTCACGGCATAGTGCCGGACGTGCGGGACTCCCGTGACCCGCAGACGCGGGACTACGCACACAGTTGCGACTCCCGAGACTCGCATCAGCAGCAACGCGAGTACCCGCACACGCCTCCCACCGAGTGGCGGTCCTATGCCCAGCGCCGCATGCTCTACCCCACCTCCGTCGACCTGGACCGCTCATGCCTGTCGGAACTGCAGCAGCggcagcagtgggaggaagatGACGAGGATGAGGCCTACTGGGCAGCCGTAAGGAAGCAGTATGAGAAGACCCCCAGCAGCTCACGACCACGGCCG CCCAAACCCAAACATGCCATCACCATCGCTGTCTCATCCCGAGCACTCTTCAACATGGTGGACGACAGGAGAATCTACGAGGAAGAGGGACTGGAAAAGTACATGGACTATCAGCTCACCAATGAGAATGTCATCCTGACCCCAGGGCCGGCCTTCCGCTTTGTCAAG GCGCTGCAGCATGTCAACTCTAGACTCCGTGATCTGTATCCTAATGAACAGGACTTATTTGATATTGTACTGATGACTAATAACCATGCCCAAGTGGGAGTGCGGCTTATAAACAGCGTCAATCACTAtg GTTTACTAATTGACCGCTTCTGTTTGACTGGTGGAAAAAGCCCCATTGGCTATTTGAAGGCATATCTCACCAACCTGTACCTTTCTGCAGATTCTGAAAAAGTACAAGAAGCAATACAAGAag GAATTGCCTCTGCAACGATGTTTGATGGAGCCAAAGACATGGCTTATTGTGACACACAGCTCCGTGTGGCCTTTGATGGCGATGCTGTACTCTTCTCTGACGAGGCTGAGCACATTACCAAGGAGCATGGGCTAGACAAATTCTTTCAGCATGAAACATTGTTTGAGAATAAGCCTCTTGCTCAG GGTCCCTTGAAAGGCTTTCTGGAAGACTTAGGCAGACTGCAAAAGAAGTTTTATGCCAAAGATGAACGGTTACTTTGTCCCATTAGGACCTACCTGATTACAGCCAGAAGTGCAGCCAGTTCAGGCGCCCGTGTGTTGAAGACCCTTCGCCGCTGGGGTCTAGAGATAGATGAAGCTCTTTTCCTTGCTGGAGCTCCCAAAGGTCCCATCTTGGTGAAGATCCGGCCCCACATCTTCTTTGATGACCAGATGTTCCACATTGACTCAGCACACAAATTTGGCACCATCACAGCAGCTCATGTACCTTATGGCATTGGTCAAAAATACAACACTCAGTGA